From a region of the Sminthopsis crassicaudata isolate SCR6 chromosome 6, ASM4859323v1, whole genome shotgun sequence genome:
- the LOC141546902 gene encoding olfactory receptor 9G19-like, translated as MEEGNHSVTEFILLGFTQDPVMQLILFVLFLIVYFMTLMGNITLIVLIYTDSRLHTPMYFFIGNLSFLDLWYSSVYTPKIMVTCISEDKLISFAGCLAQFFFSAGLGYSECYLLAAMAYDRYVAISNPLLYAQAMSRWLCMCLVGISYIGGFVNSTILTSNTFTLNFCGDNVIDDFFCDVPPLIKLACDVKDSYQEVLYFLVASNIITPIVLIFASYLFIIAAILRIRSTQGQLKAFSTCSAHLISVTLYFGSGIYTYARPSSSYSLEQEKIVSTFYTVLFPMLNPMIYSLRNKDVKEALKKLCKITAS; from the coding sequence ATGGAAGAAGGCAACCATAGTGTAACTGAGTTCATCCTGCTTGGTTTCACCCAGGATCCTGTGATGCAGCTCATCCTGTTTGTACTTTTTCTCATTGTATACTTTATGACCCTGATGGGGAATATCACTTTGATAGTACTAATCTATACTGACTCCCGGCTGCATACTCCCATGTATTTCTTCATTGGGAATCTGTCTTTTCTGGATCTCTGGTATTCCTCTGTTTATACCCCTAAAATCATGGTGACCTGTATCTCTGAGGACAAACTCATCTCCTTTGCTGGATGTTTGGCTCAGTTCTTTTTCTCAGCAGGCCTGGGATATAGTGAGTGCTACCTATTGGCAGCCATGGCATATGACCGCTATGTAGCCATCTCCAACCCACTGCTCTATGCTCAGGCCATGTCTAGATGGTTATGCATGTGTCTGGTTGGCATTTCCTACATTGGTGGTTTTGTTAATTCTACCATACTTACTAGCAACACATTCACTTTGAATTTCTGTGGGGATAATGTCATTGATGATTTCTTCTGTGATGTTCCACCCTTGATAAAGCTGGCATGTGATGTGAAGGACAGTTACCAGGAGGTATTGTATTTCCTTGTGGCTTCCAATATCATCACGCCTATTGTACTAATCTTTGCCTCCTATCTCTTCATCATTGCTGCCATCTTGAGGATTCGCTCTACACAAGGTCAACTCAAAGCCTTTTCTACATGTTCTGCTCATTTGATTTCTGTTACCTTATACTTTGGCTCTGGTATCTACACTTATGCTCGCCCAAGTTCCAGCTATTCCCTGGAGCAGGAGAAAATTGTCTCCACATTTTACACAGTCCTCTTCCCCATGTTGAACCCCATGATCTACAGCCTGAGGAACAAGGATGTCAAAGAAGCCCTGAAGAAACTCTGCAAAATTACAGCTTCCTGA
- the LOC141547531 gene encoding olfactory receptor 9G4, which translates to MYKVATSMSVEVGNRTTLTEFILIGFSADPQMQLIFFGAFLVLYLVTLAGNMILVVLIRTDSRLHTPMYFFIGNLSFLDFWYTSVYTPKILATCISEDKRISLAGCGAQLFFSCVVAYTECYLLAAMAYDRYVAICNPLLYSAAMSRSLCVGLVTGSYVGGFLNAIAHTANTFRLKFCGKNIIDHFFCDAPPLVKMSCTDTKIYEKVLLGVVGFTVLSSILAILISYFNILLAILRIRSASGRWKAFSTCASHMISVMLFYGSLLFMYSRPSSTYSLEKDKLAALFYTVVNPLLNPIIYSFRNKDVKEAFRKAIQSIKIPR; encoded by the exons ATGTATAAG GTTGCCACCAGTATGTCAGTGGAAGTGGGGAATCGGACCACCTTGACTGAATTCATCTTAATTGGTTTCTCAGCTGACCCCCAGATGCAATTGATCTTCTTTGGAGCTTTTTTGGTTCTTTATTTGGTGACATTGGCAGGAAACATGATTCTAGTTGTCTTAATCAGAACTGACTCCCGTTTGCATACtcctatgtattttttcattGGCAATCTGTCATTCTTAGACTTCTGGTATACATCTGTATACACTCCCAAAATCCTGGCCACCTGTATATCTGAAGACAAGCGTATCTCCTTAGCAGGTTGTGGTGCTCAGCTTTTCTTTTCCTGTGTTGTGGCTTACACTGAGTGTTACCTGCTTGCTGCCATGGCCTATGACCGCTATGTAGCAATCTGTAACCCCCTTCTCTATTCAGCTGCCATGTCCAGATCTCTCTGTGTTGGGCTGGTTACTGGTTCTTATGTAGGTGGCTTCTTGAATGCCATAGCCCATACAGCTAACACATTTCGCCTGAAATTTTGTGGGAAGAATATCATCGACCACTTCTTCTGTGATGCACCACCTCTGGTAAAGATGTCCTGCACTGACACAAAGATTTATGAGAAGGTACTCCTGGGAGTGGTGGGTTTCACAGTTTTGTCTAGCATACTGGCCATCCTGATATCCTACTTCAATATCCTCCTGGCCATCCTTCGCATCCGCTCAGCCTCAGGGAGATGGAAGGCTTTCTCCACCTGTGCCTCTCACATGATCTCTGTCATGCTTTTCTATGGCTCCCTCCTCTTCATGTACTCAAGACCCAGCTCAACTTATTCCCTGGAGAAAGACAAGTTGGCTGCCCTGTTTTACACAGTGGTGAATCCCTTGCTCAATCCCATAATCTATAGCTTCAGGAACAAGGATGTAAAGGAGGCCttcagaaaagcaatacaaagcaTCAAAATACCAAGATGA